AGCCGTCTCCGGCTGCTTCGATGCGCCTTCCACCGCGGTTTCGTTTCCGGCGGCCTTGGCGCTCTTGTTCCGCTCCCGCTCCCCGGCGCCATCCCCCGACTTCTGTTCCGGGGTGGCGGTGCGCTGGCTCTTCGCACGGCGGCGCATGAGTGGGGAGGGCTGGTCGGAGAGCTCGGTCAGGCGCACGGTGAGGAAGCGGATGATCCGCTCCTCCAGATGGATGGCCCGCTCAAGGGCTGCGACCGCCGATGGCGGCCCGTCGGTGACCAGCAGCATGTAGTGGCCGCGCTTGCGCTTGGCGATGGGGTAGGCGAGTCGACGCACGCCCCACGCTTCGCGCTTGACGATGCGGCCTCCGGCCGCCTCGACGCGGGTGACCAGATCGTCGGTCAGCTTCTCGGCGTTCTCCTGGGATGTATCGGGATTGACGATGAATACGGTTTCGTAGTACACGGCGCTCCTCTTGGTGTCGTGAGGCGGTGTGGCCGGTGCCGATCGGCGGATCCGCCGGATCGGGCGACGCCGGCCGCCCGCATGACGCCCTGAACATGGTTGCAGCGCATTCAGAGCGAGGGGGCGGCATTCTGGAGGTGGGCACCGGTTTGGCAAGCGGGCTTTGACGCATGGGGGGTGCAACGCTAGAAATCGCACACCTGCTCCCATCGTCTAGCGGTCCAGGACGCCGCCCTCTCACGGCGGAAACAGGGGTTCGATTCCCCTTGGGAGTACCAGGATTGCCACCGTGTTCGCCTGGGCGGTTGCCAACGCTTCAGTCGAGCCGAATCTGGCCGATAAACGTATCGCACGGGCGGGCTCGTCGATCGGTCACACAGATGATCCTTCTGCTCTCCCAGATGGGTGGCCTGCGTCGATCCATGCCTTGAGATTGACTGCCTGATGGGGGGGAGTGTTGTTTCTCTTTCAGTCGGATGAAGGCGGCCATCGGCTCTGCCCCATCCCCAGCGGACGCGCGGGGCGGGCGAGCTGGATCCGTTCGTTTCCCTTGGTCTTGATCGCATGGCTGGTGTTCTCATCGGCGGCGGAAGCCGCGATGGGCGATCGGCTGGTTCCGGTCGGTCGGAGGTTGACGCTCTACCGGCAGCCGGCATTGAGTTCCGCGCTCGTCGCCAGGGTTTCCCACGATCAGCGGCTGATCGAACTGGAACGGATGGGGGCTTGGGTGCTCGTCGCCGTCGGGAAGAGCGGCGTGCAGGGATGGGCCCGCATTTCGGCGCTGAAGCCTCTATCCGGGGTGGCATCGGTGGCGCATCGGGCCGCGGACAAGGCAGGGAGGGTGGTGCGCTCCCGCGTATCCGGGGAGGGGACCCGCGAACGGGGAGCGGAGGCAGGCGTGGCTGCGGCGACCTCTTCCGCCCCGGTGTCGACAAGGGGAAGCACAAGTTTCCTCTCCAGCCGTGATTTCGATCTCCTCGATCTGGGGCTGAAGGACGGTATCGTGTTCGACGGCTCCGGAGGGCATGGAAAGACCATCTTCTTTCCGGCGCCGCTCGATTCGGATGTGAGCAGCGGCGAGTTCGTCTTGCGCTACCAGGCATCCTCCATGATGCTGGATCGCGCCAATCTTCGGGTCTCCATCAACGACCGTCCCATGAAAGTGCGACGGATCGCGTCGGATGGCATGGTGCATCAGTTTTCCGTGCTGCTGCCCCCCTCCCTCTTTCGCAAAAGAGGGCTGGTCAAGGTCCGGATCAGCGGCCACCTGATCGGGAGCGACGATCGCTGTCGCGACGAGCGGGACGGGGCGCTCTTCGTTCGCATTTTTCCCGAGACAACCCTGCATATCGCCTATCATCCCGCACTCCATTCCGTGCGCGACTACTGGCGTATGTTGCCCCGTCATGTGGTGCTCTCGCTGCCCGCGGGCAAGCTGACCCCCGAGGTGTTCAAGAGCGCCTGGTCGATGATGGTCATGCTGGAGAAGGCGGGTAAGGTGGTACGGCTGACGCGCCTTCCCGAGATCGGACACATCGTCATCGCTTCCCGGGCGCAGCTGCAGGATCAGATCCGGGCGCATCCGGTGAAGAGGGGCGGGACGGCGAAGTTTGCTCGTCTCTTCTACCCGGAGTCGGGCAAGGGGGCCAACATCGCCCTGGCGCGCTATGGAAACCATCGCTTCCTTGCGCTGAGCGAGCCGTTCGACACCACGCCGTTCTATCTGCTGGACGACCATTGGAACACGTTGGCCGCGGGACAACATTACCGTCTGTTTCCCCTCACCTACGCATCCTACCGGTTTCACATGCGTCTGCCGTCGCATTCGATGGGCAAGCGGATCGCTATTCCCGTGGAACGGATCGGGATCAACACCCGGGTGCAGAAGATGTTCCGCTCCACTTCGTGGACGACGACGGTCGGGCCGTACGATTTTCCATCGGGGGTGCGGATGTCCCGCTTGCGGCTGGAGGTCGTCGCTCCGGTCCGCGACGAGCGGGATCCTAAGTATGAGCTCTATGTCTACCTCAACGACATCCTGCTGCGCTCCATGCGCTTGAAGGACAGTGGCGCGGTGCAGTCGTTCGAGATTCCGCTGCCGAAAAAGTACCAGATGCAGTTCAACAAGCTCGCCATCGTCGCCGAGCACGATGTCGACAATGGCGATTGTCGGGGCATCCCTCCCACGGATCCCTTTCAGATCCTGCCAAGCAGCCGGCTGCTGCTGGTGCGGCACACCGGGGATCCGGAAAACTTCTTCGATCTTACCTACTACTTCTCCGACGGGTTCGACACCTACATCGAGGAGGAGGGTCTTGTTCATGCGGATCGGATCCTCTATCTGCTCACCCGTATCGCGGTCGACTACCCGTTGCTGGCGGACATGTCGCGTGTTCACTTCGTGGCTGCCGGCAGCCGGTTGGAGCCATCCGGGCCGTTCTGGGCGATCGGGGCGTTCGACCTCGGTGATATCGAGGCGCCGGTGCGGTTTGACAAGGGGCGGGTGAGCGTGGTGGACCACGAGGGGAATGTGCTGCTCGATGTGGATCGCCTGCCTGATGTCACCACCATGCAGATCGCCAGGGCAGGGAGGTTCTACGGTCTGCTGATCCATCCCGATCGCGGGCGCGACTATCTCTTCCCCGAGGCGTTGCATCTCCAGCGTGACGATATCGCCTTCCTGGACGACAACGGCATCATCCTGTCGCTGGACAGCCACCACCCCACGCTGGTGCGGATGTTCTATCCCGATGTCTCCACCTGGTTTGACGTCTTCGATGCCTACCGCTTCTGGATCTTCGCCTTCGGCTGGTTCCTGCTGAGTGTGCTCGCCCTCTACATCTTCCGCCAGATGCGGCACCAGCGCGCCCTACGGAAGGCGGCGGTTGATGACATCGACCATTGAAGTGGATGCAAGGGGCGAAAAGGCGCGGCAGAGATCGCCGCGTATCGGTGACCTTCTCGTTCAACGGGGGCTGATCACCCCGGAACAGCTCAGCCAGGCGCTCGAAGAACAGAAGGAGAAGGGGGGGAAGCTCGGGCTCATCGTGCTCGAGCGGGGCTGGGTGGATGCGCACCGGTTTTATCAGGTTCTGCTGGAGAACGATGCCAAGGCGCCCCGCCGCCACATTGGGGAGATGCTGGTCGATGAGGGGCTGATTTCCGAAGAGCAGCTGGCCCGGGCGTTGGCGGAGCAGAAACGCACCGGGCAGCGGCTGGGTGATGTGCTGCGTCAATGGAACTGGGTCAAGCCCGAGGAGTTCTATGCGGTTCTGCTCGACAGTTTTCGACGGGGGAAGATCGGCGAGCTACTGGTGCGCAAGGGGTTGCTGACCCGAGAGCAGCTGGACGAAGCGCTGAAGCTGCAGCGGCGTTGGGGGACGCGAATCGGCGATGTGCTGCTGGCCAAGGGTTGGGTGCGTCCCTTCGATCTCTATCAGGTCATGGCGGAGCATCTCGGCAGGCCGTTCATCAACCTGATGGATGAGCCGGTGGATGATACGCTGTGGGATCCCGGGCTGCTGGACTGTTATGCGGAGTATCAGTTCATTCCCTGGCGCCGTCAGGGGGATCGGGTGATTCTTGCCGTGTCCGACCCCGAACCGGCGAATCTGTTGATGATCGAGCATATCTACAAGGATGTGCCGACCGACTTCGTGATCACCTCGAAGCTGGATCTGCACTGGTCGCTGCAGGCGCACGGTCGGGACTACTTCAAGCATCGCGCGGTGAACAAGTTGCGTGAGCGACAGGCGGAACTCTCGGCCAGTCAGGTGTTCACCACCCCCCAGTTGGTGACGCTCTATCTCTTTGCCACGGCGTTGCTGGCCGCACTGGTGCGCTGGCCGGTTCCCACACTGATGGCGATCAACATGGCCCTGGCGCTCTTTTTGCTGCTCAACTTCGGCATGCGCGTGATCTTTGCCTGGGTGGGCAGCCACGAGTCCATCGATGTCAAGGTGACGGATGAGGAGGTGGCGGCGCTGGAGGATGAGGATCTGCCCACCTACACCATCCTTGTTCCCATGTACAAGGAGCCCGAGGTGCTCCCGA
The nucleotide sequence above comes from Zetaproteobacteria bacterium. Encoded proteins:
- a CDS encoding 30S ribosomal protein S6, producing MGAGVRFLALHPPCVKARLPNRCPPPECRPLALNALQPCSGRHAGGRRRPIRRIRRSAPATPPHDTKRSAVYYETVFIVNPDTSQENAEKLTDDLVTRVEAAGGRIVKREAWGVRRLAYPIAKRKRGHYMLLVTDGPPSAVAALERAIHLEERIIRFLTVRLTELSDQPSPLMRRRAKSQRTATPEQKSGDGAGERERNKSAKAAGNETAVEGASKQPETAAA
- a CDS encoding glycosyltransferase; its protein translation is MLVDEGLISEEQLARALAEQKRTGQRLGDVLRQWNWVKPEEFYAVLLDSFRRGKIGELLVRKGLLTREQLDEALKLQRRWGTRIGDVLLAKGWVRPFDLYQVMAEHLGRPFINLMDEPVDDTLWDPGLLDCYAEYQFIPWRRQGDRVILAVSDPEPANLLMIEHIYKDVPTDFVITSKLDLHWSLQAHGRDYFKHRAVNKLRERQAELSASQVFTTPQLVTLYLFATALLAALVRWPVPTLMAINMALALFLLLNFGMRVIFAWVGSHESIDVKVTDEEVAALEDEDLPTYTILVPMYKEPEVLPIIAQSIREMDYPLSKIDVKLVLEEDDIETFEEAKRLGLEGIFEIIRVPPSLPKTKPKACNYALNFSRGELLTIYDAEDKPEPDQLKKVVVAFRKASSETAVIQARLNYFNGPENWLTKQFTIEYSLWFDFYLPALDALRIPIPLGGTSNHFRMKVLKEVDAWDPYNVTEDADLGVRLTQLNYRVGVVNSTTFEEANSNLHNWIRQRSRWLKGYMQTYLVHMRRPLHMYRLLGHVGFWGFQFFIGGTILSALIAPFLHGMYLFWLFTMTHAFDPLFSP